CATCGTCATCAAGCTGCTGCAGGAGCGCTCGGAGTTGGCGGCGCCGCACGGCCGCATCATGCTGGCGGTGTTGATTTTCCAGGATATCATCGTCGCGCCCATGATGTTGCTGACGCCGTTTCTGGGGTCGGACTCGCCGGATCTTGGCCGCTCAATGATGCTGCTGGGGGCCAAGGCGGTGGGGGTAATCGTTGTCGTCTGGTTCCTGGCCAAATTTGTGGTGCCACGGCTGCTGCTGGCCGTGTTGCGCACCCGCAGCCGGGAGTTGTTCCTGCTCAGCGTGCTGGTCCTGTGCCTGGCCATCGCCATGTTCACAGCCTGGGTGGGGCTCTCCATCTCCCTGGGGGCCTTCCTGGCCGGGCTCATCATTGCCCAGACGGATTACGCCCTCTCGGCCCTGGAAGGGGTGCACCCGTTCCGGGACGTGTTCACCAGCCTGTTCTTCGTCTCCATCGGCATGCTGCTGGATGTGCAGTTCATGGTGAACAATCTGCCCCTGGTGCTGGGGGCGGCGGCGGCAGTGCTGCTGTGCAAGGCCGTGGTGGCCGGCGGGGCCACGGTGGTGCTGGGGTACCCGCTGCGCATCGCCGTGCTGGTGGGGATGGGCCTTTCGCAGGTGGGGGAATTTTCCTTCGTGCTGGCCAAGGTGGGGTCGGATGCCGGCCTGCTGACGCCAGAAAATTATCAGCTTTTCCTGGCCATCAGCATCCTGACCATGCTGGCGGCGCCGTTCTGCATCGCCGGTTCGCACCGGGTGTCGCGCTGGGTGAGCGAGCTGCCCGGCCTGGGGGCCTGGCGGGAACGGTCCATGGTCCAGGAAGAACCGCGCTCCACCCTCAAGGATCACCTCATCATCGTGGGCTTTGGCCTGGGCGGCCGGCAACTGGCCCAGGCGGCCAAGTCCTCCAACATCGCCTACTGCATTGTGGAGATGAATCCAGACACGGTGCGCACGGAACGAACCAAGGGCGAACCCATCAGCCATGGCGATGCCGGCCTGCCCGAGGTGCTCAAGCACCTGGGTGTGGAGCAGGCCAAGGTGCTGGCCGTGGTGGTGGCGGATCCCCTCTCCGCCCGCCGGGTGACGCAGGTGGCCAAGTCCCTGAATCCCGCCATCCGCCTGGTGGTGCGCACGCGCTACGTGGCCGAGGTGGATCCCCTGCGGCACATGGGCGCGGATGACGTGGTGGCCGAGGAGTTCGAGACGTCCATCGAGGTGTTCGCCCGGGTGCTGCGCGCCTATCTGGTTCCCCATGTGACCATCGAACGCTATGCCCGGGAAGTGCGCCAGGAGGGCTACGAGCTGCTGCGTCGCGGTCAGCCCGTGCACAACCCCTTGCACACCCTGGATAATGCCTTTTCTGGATTCGAGGTCAGCGGCCTGACGGTGGAGGAAGGGGCCGTGCTGGACGGGCAGACCCTGGAGGAATCCGGCCTGCGCAAGCGCCATGGCCTGACCGTGGTGGCCGTGCAGCGCGGGGAGGAACTCTTCGCCAATCCCGACGGCGCATTCCGACTCCAGGCCGGTGATGTGGCGTACCTTTTCGGCTCGCAGCAGGACTTCGCCTCCCGCGTGGGACTCTTCGAGGTCCGGCACAAGGCCTGGGCCTAGGGCGTGTTGTTTTTGAAAAGAGTTATCGGGGGAAACCCTTTCTGAAGAAAGGTTCTTCCCCCGAGCCCTCTTTCCAAAGACTTTTNGTTTCCTTGAAAAGAGCTCTCGGGGGAAACCCTTTCTGAAGAAAGGTTCTTCCCCCGAGCCCTCTTTCCAAAGACTTTTGCCAGGGTTACGGGATACTCCCAACGTTTTGGAAGGGGAACGCAAGAGAGGGGAAACCTTTTTTCAAAAGATTTCCCCCCTCGCAATATCGTTTCTCTCCCCTACTCCTGCGGCTGCCAGCGCTCCGGCGCAAAGGCCATGGCCGCCAGGGGGGGCAGGGTCAGTTCCAGGTAATAGGGCCAGGTGCCCAGGTCGGCCTTGTGGGCCATCACGCCGCCGTCGTTGCCCACATTGGAGCCCCCGTAGTAGTGGCTGTCGGAGTTGAACAATTCCTTCCAGACACCAGGATACGGGCAGCCGATGGCGTAATTGGTGCGCACCACGGGCGTGAAGTTGAAGACCCACAACAGCGGCCGGCCGGCGGCGCACTGCTTCTCGTTCTGCCAGGTGCAGGGCGCCTTGCGCAGAAAACTGAGCACGGACGACGTGTAATCGGAAAGATCCACCCACTCGAAGCCGCCCCAGTCGTGGTCATGGCGGTGCATGGCCGGCTCTTCGCAGTGCATCCGATTAAGTTCCTTGACGGTGCGCTGCAGCCCCTGGTGCGTGGGGTACTCCAGCAGCATCCAGTCAAGTTCCTTGCCGGCATCCCACTCGTTCCACTGGCCAATCTCCGAGCCCATGAACAGCAGCTTCTTGCCCGGATGCGCGTACACGTACGAGAGCATGGCCCGGGCATTGGCGAACTGCTGCCACATGTCTCCGGGCATCTTGGCCAGGAGCGCCTTTTTGCCGTGCACCACCTCATCGTGAGAAAGCGGCAGCACGAAGTTTTCCGAAAAGGCGTACAGCATGGAGAAGGTGAGATTGTTGTGATGGAACTGCCGATGCACGGACTCCTTGGAGAAATACAGCAAGGTATCGTGCATCCAGCCCATGTTCCACTTGAAGGTGAACCCCAGGCCGCCGGTGTACAGCGGGCGCGACACCCCCGGCCAGGCCGTGCTTTCCTCGGCCACGGTGATGACGCCGGGGAACTGCTCGTGCACCACCCGGTTGAGTTCTTTCAGGAAGTCGATGGCTTCCAGGTTTTCGTTGCCGCCGTAGATGTTGGGAATCCACTCACCGTCCTTGCGGGAGTAGTCCAGGTACAGCATGCTGGCCACGGCATCGATGCGGATGCCGTCGATGTGGAATTCCTTGAGCCAGTACAAGGCGTTGGCCAGGAGGAAGTTGCGGACCTCATGCCGGCCGTAATTGAAGATGTACGTGCCCCAGTCCGGGTGTTCGCCCTGGCGGGGGTCGGCGTGCTCGTAGCAGGCCTCGCCGTCAAAACGCCCCAGGCACCATTCATCCTTGGGAAAATGGCCGGGCACCCAGTCCAGCAGCACCCCGATGCCCTCCTGATGGCAGCGATCGATGAGATGACGCAGGTCGTCCGGCTCGCCGAAGCGGGAAGTGGGGGCGTAGTGGTGGGAGGTCTGGTAGCCCCAGCTTTCATCCAGGGGATGTTCGGCCAGGGGCATGAACTGGATGTGGGTGAAGCCCATTTCCTTGACATAGGGCACCAGCGTGTCCGCCAGTTCCCGGTAGGAATAAAAGCCGCGGCCCGGGGCGTTTTCGTGCTTGCGCCAGGAACCGGCATGCACCTCGTACACGCTCATGGGCTTGTCCAGGAGCAGCCCGGCCTCCTGACGGCGCTGCATCCAGGCATCGTCCTGCCAGGCGTAGCCTTCCAGCGTCCAGGTTTTGCAGGCCACACCGGGCCGGAGCTCGGTGCACTGGCCGTACGGGTCCGTTTTGTAGATGATGCGGTCGCTGGTCTGGAGAATGCCATATTTATACAGCACGCCTTTTGGCATGCCCGGTACAAAGGCGGCCCAGATGCCGGACACGCCCACGGGGAACAGCGGCAATTCGCCCCAGCGCCAGTCGTTGGATTCGCACACCAGATGCACTTCCTTGGCGCTGGGCGCCCAGACGGCAAAGCGGTAGCCTGCCAGCCCTTCCTGCTCGTGCGGATGTGCTCCCAGGATGCGATAAATATCCCAGTGCTCCCCGCGACCAAAGAGATACAGGTCGAACGGCTCAATGGGGGTGGGATGCGTAATCAATTCCATAAAACAACCTCTCAACGTTCTTCGGGAAACAGGAAAGCAGCAACGCCCGCCAACGCGCGCCAACGCGCAAGGGCGGCGCTCCCGCTGCCCGGGACGTTCCGGAAACGCAGGTTACAGTGCCGCGCCGAGCGTGCGGTAGACGTCCATGTATTGCATGGCGGAACGGGTCCAGGAAAAATCCTGCCGCATGGCCCGGTCGCGCAGGGCAGCCCACTGGTCCTTGTCTTCCCATAGGGCCACTGCCTGACGCACGGCGTCCAGGAAGCTGGCCGGTTGCGGAATGGGGAAGGTGAACCCCGTGGCCTGGGGATGCGGCCAGGGGGTGATGGTGTCTCGCAGGCCGCCCACGGCCGTGGCCACGGGCGGGGTGCCGTAACGCAGGGCGTACATCTGGGTCAGGCCGCAGGGCTCGTAGCGCGAGGGCATAAGGAAGATGTCGGATCCGGCCTGGATGCGGTGGGCCAGATCTTCGGTGTAGCTCACCCGGGCGGCGAGTCTTCCCAGATGATCCTCCATCATCCCCAAAATGTGCTGTTCGTATTCCAGCTTGCCCTCGCCCAGTACCACCACGCCCACATTGAGGCGCATGAGCTCGGGAAGGATGTTGATGAGCAGATCAATGCCCTTCTGCCCCCGCAGCCGGCCGATAAAGCCCAGGATGGGACGATCCATCAGCTCGGGAGAAAGACACAATTCCTCGATGAGGGCCTTCTTGCATGCGTATTTGCCGGCGATGTCGTCGGCGCTGTAGGTGGCGGGAAGGTATTTGTCCTGACTGGGATTCCAGACCTCGTAATCCGCACCGTTGAGAATGCCCGTCAGATGATCCCGCCGGCTGGACAGGATGCCCTCCAGTCCGCAGCCGAAGGCCGGGGAAAGGATTTCCTCGGCATAGCTGGGACTCACGGTGGTCACCATATCCGAGTAGGCGATGCCGGCCTTGAGCATGTTCAGGTCGCCCCAGAACTCCACGCCGTTCATTCCCCAGGATTCCGGGGGCAGGCCGCAGCCCTCGAACAGGCGGGAGGAGAAGCGGCCCTGGAAGGCCAGGTTATGGATGGTCGTCACGCTTTTGGTCTGCTTCCACCACTCCCCGGTCTGCCGCCAGAAGTGCAGGTACGCCGGAATGAGGCCGGATTGCCAGTCATGCACATGGATGACGGCCGGCGGATGCGCCAGCAGGCAGGCCAGTTCCATGGTGGCGCGGCAGAAGAAGATGAAGCGTTCGCAATTGTCGAAATAATCGCCCTTGTACGTATTGTAGTAGAAGCGACGGTCGAAGAATTCTTCCCGGTGGATAAAATACACGGGCATGCCGTGGAAGTCCGCCAGGTAGACATCGCAGGTAGTGGGCGACCACGGGTAGCCCACGTGACAATCCGAATACATGAGGTGCAGGGGAATGTCGGCTGTTTTCAAACGGCCGTACAGCGGCGTCACCACCGCCACATTCACACCCAGCCGGTGCAACGTCAGCGGCAGGGCTCCCAGCACGTCACCGAGTCCACCTGTTTTGGAAAACGGGTAGATTTCGGATGCCACGAACAGAACCAAAGGCCGTATCGGCATGCGTCCCTCCACAAGAACGCCTGTGGTGGCCGTCGCGGGGAAGGCCGCACCCGTCGCCGCCACCACGTCAACCACACGGTGCGCGTTTCGGTATCATCTGACATGCCGGGGGCAATACCGCAAGGAGTTTCTCCATGTGGCTCGCAATATGAAGAATGTGACGGCCCCGCCCCCTCTCTCCCGTCGCCTATATCCCGGGGTTGTACCGGCGCAGCAGGGCCCGGAAGTCTTCCAGAATCTGCCGATGGTCAAAGGCCACGACTTCCGGCCAGGCGCCCAGGGGGAAGAAGCGGGCGGCGCCGGCATCGTCCCCGGCGGCAAAGGCCCCCGGGTCCACAGCCTGACCGATGAACACCGTGCTCATGGTGTGCTTGCGCGGGTCCCGGGCCGGATCCGAATATACGCCCAGCAGCCCGGTAAGCACCACGTCCAGGCCGGTTTCCTCCCTGGCTTCGCGGATGGCGGCGGCTTCCACGGTTTCGCCTTCGTCCACAAAGCCGCCGGGCAAGGCCCAGCCAGGAGGAGGATTTTTGCGCTCAATGAGCAGCACGCCGCGGGCGGGATCGTAAATCACCACATCCACCGTGGGGGTGGGATTCCTGAATTGCTGTGTCATGTCGCCCTCCTGCTGCCCAGACGCTGCGCTGGGCCGGGTTGTCTCGCTGCCTTCTCTTGGGTACTGGAGGGCATGGACGGACGCAAGATCATTTTGATCCACCAGGGCGCGTTGGGCGATTTTCTGCTGGCCTGGGCCGGCATGCTGGCCGTGGTGCGGCAGGGAGGATCGCCGGTGTACTGGGCCGGAAAACCGGGCTACTTCCCCTTTGTGGCACCGCTGGGGGTGAAGCCGGCCGATGCCCCCCTGCGCGCGGCTGTGGCTGCCTGTTACGGCGCAACCGCCCTCCCCGATCCGCTGGCCGAAGCCCGGCTTGTCTGGTTCGGCCTGGACCGCAACCCCCTGCCCCCGGCCCTGGCTGCAGATCCGCGGGTGCTGTTCGTGCCCATGCTGGACGGGCAAGCCCCGCCAGCCGCGGTCGTGGCGGCAGCCCTGGCCCGGCATGGCCTCGTCGTCAAAGAGGATGCCATGGCCGAATTCCGCCGCCTGTTCGGCCCATGGAGCCCGAGCCCCGATGCGACGGTGCTGCTCTTCCCGGGATCCGGCCACCCCCGGAAATGCTGGCCGCGAGACCGGTTCATCGCCCTGGCCCAGGCACTGCAGCAGGCCGGCGAGGCCGTGGCGTTCATCCTCGGTCCAAACGAGCTGGAACAGGGCTGGAGCGTTCCCGGCTTTCTGGCGCACACACCGGACGCGCTGCCAGAGCTGGCGTCCCTGTTGCGCGGCTGCCGGGCCGTGGTGGGGAACGATTCCGGCCCCATGCATCTGGCGGGACTGCTGGGCGTGCCGGGCGTGGCCATCTTTGGCCCCACCAGCGAACACCAATGGGGACCGCCGGGCCTGATGCATCTGACGGCAGACACCCCCTGCCGCCCCTGCACCCGGACCACGCGGGACCTGCACTGCCCCCAGGCCCGGTGCATGGACGCCGTGACCGTGCAGATGGTCTGCCACGCCTTGATGGCAGCTCAAGGCACCTCACTCTCTTCCCAGGCCAGTTGCTGCAGCCCCGGCAGCGTGAGCAACTCCCGCACCACCTGACCCCGCGCCACACTGGCGCGACAGCGCAAGCGAAGTCGGTACGTCACGATGCCCTCCACAAGATTCTGCCGGTAGTTGACGGTGAGCACCTTCAACGACGGGATGGCCTCCAGCTTCTCCTTGATGCGGCTCAGGCGGGCATGCTCACACGAGAGCACCAGGGTCAGGCTGGTGTAGATGTCTTGATTGATGCGCTTGCTGACGAAGAACACCGAAAACAGCACCAGCATGGACAGCACGGTGGTGGCGATGGCCGGCACGATGAATCCTGCCCCCACAGCCAGCCCCAGGCCTGCCACCAGCCACAGGCCGGCGGCGGTGGTCAGCCCCCGAACGGATCCCTTGCCCTTGATGATGGCCCCGGCCCCCAGAAACCCCATGCTGGCGATGGCATACGAGGCGATGCGGCCGGGATCCAGACGCACGGCCCCGGTGGCGGTCAGCGGGCGGAACATCTCCTCCATGTGCAAGGAAAGCTGCATCATCAGGCAACCGCCCAGCGCCACAATCATGTTGGTGCGCAGGCCGGCGGCCTGGCCATGGGATTCCCGCTCCCAGCCAATGATGCCTCCCAGGGTGGCGGCAATGACGAGCCGCGCAACCATCTCAGGGGAACCATCTGCAAACATTGTCGCAATCATCGTGAAGGCCTCCGTGCGATGCGGGTGCAGAATCCGAGTCTGGCGGATTTGTCACCAAATCGTCACAAAGGCAAGAAACGAAAAAATCCCCGAGCTGAAATTCGGGGAATGACGGAAGGTCGTTCGGATCAGGAGGCGGTGGAGGCAGAAAACACGAATCCGGCGCTGTGGGTCGCCATCCCTCAGCGCCGGATTCGGCAAAAGCAATAGTCGGAAGGTGACTTGAGTATAGCAGGAGTCGTGCCAAGTGCGAAAAAAATCTTTCTTTTTGAAATTACCATGTATAATCAGCATGTTGTGAAAAAGACCCCGCATCACGCCCCTGGCAGGGGATCAAATGAGGTAAAAATCCTTGAACCCCTCCCCCAGGCCCGCCGCAGGGCATTCAAAATTTTTGACCAACCCGGCGCAGGCTCAAGCCCAGGGCTTCGAGCTTGGTGCAGGTGACGGCCCCTTTTCTCAAGCATTCAAAGGTGTTGTCATCAAATATTCGCACAATGGTCGAAGGCGCTCCGCCGCCGGGAGGCGTCTCATCCTCCAGCACACCGGCGGTTCGGCACACCACCGCCGGCGAGAGTTTGGCCCTGCAACTGGCAGGCGGCTCCCCGGCCAGGTTGGCGCTGGTGGAGACCAGCGGCCCTCCCAGGGCCAGGGCCAGCCCTCGCGCTCCGGCATGGCCGGGCACGCGCACGGCGATTTCTCCGGCCTCGGAGACGACCCCGACCGGCAGCCCGGGGGCGGCAGGCAGGCACAAGGTCAGGGGTCCTGGCCAGCATTGTTCAATTATTTCAGAAAGATGACTGGATACATCCGCTGCAATTCCCACCAGTTGTGCGGCCTCGCCGGCCACCAGGGGCAGGGGCTTGCCCGGTTCGCGTCCCTTCACCGCCAGCAGCCGGGCCACGGCCGCGGGGTTGCGGGCGTCGCAGCCCAGGGCGTAGAAGGTCTCTGTGGGATAGATCACCAGGTCTCCCCGGCGCAATGCCGCAACGGCCTGGGTCTGGTTCAAGGATTTTGACTCGTCCATAAGGATGTTGGCGACCATGCGCATGATTCGACTGCTCAGCGTGGGCAGGTTCAAGGCCGACTGGTGGAAGCAGGCTGCGGATGACTACGGCAAACGCATTGCCCGCTTTGTTCCCTTTGAAGAAAAATTCGCCCCCGATGGCGCCGCCGCCCTGCCCCCGGAAAAACGCATGCAGGCCGAGGGTGAACGGCTGCTGGGGCTGCTGGAGCCCAGGGACTGGGTGCTGGTGCTGGACGAGCGCGGCCGCAGTCTCCCCTCCGAGGCCTTTGCCCGCACCCTGGCCCGCCTGCTGGACGATCCCGGCGCACGGCCCTGCTTTGTGGTGGGCGGCGCCTGGGGGCTGGCTCCGGCGGTGAAGGCCGTCGCCAGGGAGACGATTTCCCTGGGATCCATGACCCTGCCACACGAACTGGCCCGGGTAGTGCTGCTGGAGCAGATCTACCGGGCCATGACCATCCTCAGGGGCATGCCGTATCATCACGAATGATCAGCGCACCTCGAACACGCGCACGTCGGGAAAATCGTCGTACACCAGGGAAAAGTAGTCGCCGAAGCGGGGCTTTTTCGGATCTTCCAGCAGCAGCTGCACCATCATGCTGTTATAGATCTGGTCATCCAGCAGATAGTACTTCTGCGCGGCCATGTGGACCACCAGATGCGGGCCTTGATTGCGGGGGAACACGTCGGAACGCCGTTCCTTGCGGTCCAGCACATCGATGGACGCCACGGGCAAGACGCCCTCGCGCTGGGTGAACTGCACTTCGCCCTTTTCATAATTGATGCGGAAGGCGTCCCGGATCTCCAGCAGCCGGCCATGGAGGCCCTGCTGGGTCGTCATGTCCCAGGTGCCATAATAGGTGATCCACGGCGCCAGGCGGATATTCTCGAAGGTGGCCACCACATAGCGCGGCGCGGCAAACGGCGGCAGCGGCTGCGTGGCGTTGCCCAGGCCTTGCAGCAGGGCCAGCATCTCGTTGCGGGGCATGGCGTCCCAGGCCTTCCAGGGCTCGTCGTTCCACTGGGCGCTGTACTTGATGAGCTGCGCCGAAAGCCGGGGGTTGGGCGTGGTCAGCACTAGCCCCAGGGGAAAGATATGGTGCCCGTAGTGGCGGCCGCCATCCGCAAAGGAAATGCGTTCGGCGTAATAATGCGTGGGGTAGCCCCAGTCCCACCAGGTCCACACCTTGCTTTCCGGTGGCGAGGTCTTGAGCGACTGCAGCGCCATGCAGTGCTGCCGTGAGAGCACCGGCGTGGGGGGAAGGCTGATATAGAAGGACACCAGCGGCCAGCCGAGCACCACCGTGGCCGCACAGCTCAGCAGAAACCGCTTGTAGCCGGCACCGGGACCGCTGCGGAACAGGGCCACTCCGGCCCAGCCCACGGCCATCCCCAGCCCAATGGCCATGGGCGCGCCGCCGAACATGGTGAGTCGGGAGCCCAGCTTGACCGAGGCCAGCCCCATGACCAGAAAAATTGCCAAGGGCAAGGCCACGGGACGCAGCACCAACACCCCGAGAAAACACAGCAGCCCCGTCGCTGCCACCAGCCAGGAGGTGTGGAACCGCTCCAGGACCCGCTCCAGGGCAATGTTTTGCACCTCGATGACGCTCTGCCCGATGCCGGGATAGATCACGCCGGTGGTGTTGACGGAACCGGTCACATCCGCCGCGGGTTTGAGATAGGCGCCCAGCAGCTCGGTAGCGGACTGCAGCGTCGTCTGCGCCACGCCGCCCAGCACGGCCAGCAGCACCAGCGCCGCGAGCCCCGGCCAGGGCGCGCGCGCCCATTGCGAGACCATCTCCGGCTTTTTCCAGGCCAGCGCCCACAGCGCCAAGGAACAGGCCAACCCCGGCCAGCCCACCAGGGCGCTGGCCATGAACACGGCCAACCCCAGCATCAGCCGGCCCCGCGCACCCGGGCGGCCCGCCGCCAGCCCCCAGCACACGGAAAATCCGCACAACACCTTCACAAACGTAAGAATGTGCCCGTGCCACACCGCGCCGAACCGCGCCAGCAATCCCAGGAGAACCAGCCACGCCAGAACGCGGGCAATGGTCTGGGGCGGCTCTTCCTGCAGCGGCTCGCGGTGTCGCCAGGAGGGGCGGATCCATCGCCCCATGGCCATGGCCAACCCCAGGGTGAACAGCAACGGGAACAGCAGGGTGACCATGTCCGTATCATAATATCCCAACCGGGACCGGAAATAGAATCCCGGCGACAGCACGGTCAGCAGGCCGGCCACCAGCCCGCCCGCGGCCGCGCCTTCCTTCCAGCCCAGCACCCGGCACCACACCGCCATGACCAGCCCCACCAGTCCTGCGAACAAGGGCGGGATGACGAACCCGGCCAGACCCAGCGGCATGCCCGTGAGGCTGGCAAAACCGGCCGCCATCACGGCCAGGGGGGTGCCGACAGCCTCGCCCACGCCCTTGGCTCCGGCCAGCCAGTGGTAGGAGTCGTGTGTGCCCTGGATAAACTCGCCGTCCACCACCAGGGCGGGGTTCTGCCAGCCGTAGATCTCGTGCATGTGGACGGCAAGGGCCAACGCATAGGTAAACCCGAGAACAAACAGGAACAGCTTGAGCTCCTGACGGGCAGGCTGCTCCGGGGCGACGGCATTCCACGGCGCGGACATTCCAGACACTCCAGGGAAAAAGCATGAACGCAACGGCAGACACGTGGGTGCAGACATAGGTCAGCCCCTGGGAAAACACAAGCCATTGCGCCCCCGCCATCTGGTGATGAATTTCACTTGCCATCGCATCGACATTCAACGTAAAGAAGCAAATGTTTTCTTAATGATGCAGGAATCGTGCATGACAGACACCTTCCGCTATCCCCGTCCGCCGCGGCTGGCCGTGTTTCTGGTGGCCGCGCATTTCTGCCTCTCCCTGGGGGGGCTGTTGCTGCATCTGCGCATCCATCCCGTGGTGGAGAGCTATTTCCACTGGTGGGCCACCGGCGCGGGGCTGATCAACTGCCTGCTGCTGCCGTTGCTGTTTCTGCATCCCCGCGGGGTGGGCTTTGCCTGTGTGCTTAACGTGCTGACGGTGATCCTCGGCACCCTGGGCATGGCCTATTTTTCCCTGCACGCCATGACCTGGCCGGCAAGTGTTCTTACCATCATCCTGCATTCCACCCTGCCAGACATCATTATCCTGCTGGCCAAGCTGCCGCTGGGACAGATGATTCTGGAGACCATGCGCCCCCATGGTCCCCGCCCGGAAGGGCAACGGGGGTGCCGCTGATGCGCGAATTCACCCTGCGTCAGCGCATGCTGCCCGCCTTTGAGCGCGGGGCCCTGCTGGGCCTGTTCTGGCTGGCCACGGCGGGCTTGGCAGGGATGGCCGCTGCGCGGCCGTTCTGGATCCGCTGGGAAGCACTCAACGCCTACGGGGAAGCCCTGGATTGGACCACCGCCATCGGCAAGGGCTGCGGCGGCGCGGCCCTGGTGCTGCTGCTGGTGCAGGCCCTGCTGGGGGCGCGCAGCCGGTGGATGGACGCGCTTTTCGGCCTGGATCTGGTCTATCGCGTGCATCGGCTGCTGGCCGTGGGCATCCTTGTCCTGATCACCCTGCACCCCATGTTTCTGCATTTTTACCGGCCGTTTGCCCAGGAACTGGCCTGGAGCGCCTGGCCCCTGGTGCTGGGCTCCCTGGTGCTGGCCGGGCTGTGGATCTCTGCCGTCCTGGCCCGGTTCCGCCGTTTTGTGGAACTGCCGTACCACTGGTGGCAACTGGGGCACCGTCTGGCGGCCTGGCCTCTGCTCTTTGGCGCCTTCGTGCACGTGCTGAGCGTCTCCGAGGACTACCGCCGCTTCCCCGGCATCGTCATGGCGCTGCTGGGCCTGGCGTTCCTGGTGGTGCTGGCCCTGCGCACGCGGCTGCTCAAGCGGTTCGGCTTTGCGCGGACGCCGCATGTGGTGCAGGCAGTGCGGCCGCCCAGCCCCGAATTCCCGGACGCCGTGGAGCTGATCTTGGCACCGCAGCCCGGCGCGCGGGGACTGCAATTCACACCCGGGCAGTTCGTGTTTCTGCTGCCGGAATCCAAGGCGGTCCCGGCGGAGGAGCACCCCTTCACCATCGCCTCTGCGCCGGACTCCCTGCCCCGGCTGTCCTTCACCATCCGCTGCTGCGGGGATTTCACGTCCAGACTCGGCCAGCTTGCTCCCGGCGACACCGTGCTGGTGGATGGCCCGTACGGCCGCTTCAGCTATGCCGGCCTTGCCCCCATGAACTCGCCGCTGCTGCTGGTGGCCGGCGGGGTGGGCATCACCCCCATGCTGTCCATGCTGCGCACCCTGGCTCACGAGCAGGATCCGCGAGCGCTGTGTCTGGTGTGGTCCACCCGCACCAGGGAAGACGTGCTCCACGCCCAGGAACTCAGGGAACTTGAAGTGGCGCTTGAAAATCTGCGGGTCATCCATGTGTTTTCCCGCCAGCGCATGAGTGCCAATCTGGCAGAACGCAGCGGCCGGCTGCGGCCGAGCATCCTCAAGGATGCCCTGGCCATCCTGCCGC
This sequence is a window from Megalodesulfovibrio gigas DSM 1382 = ATCC 19364. Protein-coding genes within it:
- a CDS encoding L-threonylcarbamoyladenylate synthase; the encoded protein is MRMVANILMDESKSLNQTQAVAALRRGDLVIYPTETFYALGCDARNPAAVARLLAVKGREPGKPLPLVAGEAAQLVGIAADVSSHLSEIIEQCWPGPLTLCLPAAPGLPVGVVSEAGEIAVRVPGHAGARGLALALGGPLVSTSANLAGEPPASCRAKLSPAVVCRTAGVLEDETPPGGGAPSTIVRIFDDNTFECLRKGAVTCTKLEALGLSLRRVGQKF
- a CDS encoding 23S rRNA (pseudouridine(1915)-N(3))-methyltransferase RlmH, with the protein product MRMIRLLSVGRFKADWWKQAADDYGKRIARFVPFEEKFAPDGAAALPPEKRMQAEGERLLGLLEPRDWVLVLDERGRSLPSEAFARTLARLLDDPGARPCFVVGGAWGLAPAVKAVARETISLGSMTLPHELARVVLLEQIYRAMTILRGMPYHHE
- a CDS encoding STT3 domain-containing protein, which codes for MSAPWNAVAPEQPARQELKLFLFVLGFTYALALAVHMHEIYGWQNPALVVDGEFIQGTHDSYHWLAGAKGVGEAVGTPLAVMAAGFASLTGMPLGLAGFVIPPLFAGLVGLVMAVWCRVLGWKEGAAAGGLVAGLLTVLSPGFYFRSRLGYYDTDMVTLLFPLLFTLGLAMAMGRWIRPSWRHREPLQEEPPQTIARVLAWLVLLGLLARFGAVWHGHILTFVKVLCGFSVCWGLAAGRPGARGRLMLGLAVFMASALVGWPGLACSLALWALAWKKPEMVSQWARAPWPGLAALVLLAVLGGVAQTTLQSATELLGAYLKPAADVTGSVNTTGVIYPGIGQSVIEVQNIALERVLERFHTSWLVAATGLLCFLGVLVLRPVALPLAIFLVMGLASVKLGSRLTMFGGAPMAIGLGMAVGWAGVALFRSGPGAGYKRFLLSCAATVVLGWPLVSFYISLPPTPVLSRQHCMALQSLKTSPPESKVWTWWDWGYPTHYYAERISFADGGRHYGHHIFPLGLVLTTPNPRLSAQLIKYSAQWNDEPWKAWDAMPRNEMLALLQGLGNATQPLPPFAAPRYVVATFENIRLAPWITYYGTWDMTTQQGLHGRLLEIRDAFRINYEKGEVQFTQREGVLPVASIDVLDRKERRSDVFPRNQGPHLVVHMAAQKYYLLDDQIYNSMMVQLLLEDPKKPRFGDYFSLVYDDFPDVRVFEVR
- a CDS encoding ferredoxin reductase family protein; this translates as MREFTLRQRMLPAFERGALLGLFWLATAGLAGMAAARPFWIRWEALNAYGEALDWTTAIGKGCGGAALVLLLVQALLGARSRWMDALFGLDLVYRVHRLLAVGILVLITLHPMFLHFYRPFAQELAWSAWPLVLGSLVLAGLWISAVLARFRRFVELPYHWWQLGHRLAAWPLLFGAFVHVLSVSEDYRRFPGIVMALLGLAFLVVLALRTRLLKRFGFARTPHVVQAVRPPSPEFPDAVELILAPQPGARGLQFTPGQFVFLLPESKAVPAEEHPFTIASAPDSLPRLSFTIRCCGDFTSRLGQLAPGDTVLVDGPYGRFSYAGLAPMNSPLLLVAGGVGITPMLSMLRTLAHEQDPRALCLVWSTRTREDVLHAQELRELEVALENLRVIHVFSRQRMSANLAERSGRLRPSILKDALAILPHTPQDPPPHAFICGPASMMLVARQSLLGLGMPARRIHVERFSL